The nucleotide window TGGGCTCCTTCAAGCTCATGGCCCTCCTACCTCGgattcccaagtgttggggttataggcatgtgccaccacaccccagccctgaaTTAGAGGCCTCACCTGGAGGTTCCCAGCACTtttaccctatccttcctgtggcttgaggtgcagctcagtggtagagcatttccCCAGCATGGGCAAGGCaccaggttcaatcccagcattgcAAAAAGAactacaaggaaaagaaaatagctttttaaaaagttggtgTAAGCTGGGGCTGGTGGCCTACACCTGTCATTCCAGGATTCAGAATAGTGAAGCAGgtggatcaagagttcaaggccagcccaggccacATCGTGAAAGCCGGgtcaaacaacaatgaaaattacAACTGAACCAAGCACGGTGGCGAATTTCTCTAATTACAGTGTTTCAGAGGCCGAGGCAGAAGAgtttcaagttcaaagccagtctgaattatacagtgagtttcaggcctcCCTGGAATatattgagactctgtctcaaaaacaaaaccccaaattaCCTGCCAGGTATCTTCTACACTTTAGGCTGTGTACATACATCACCCCTGAATGCCTTAGGCTCTGAAAGGTCCAGCATCTCCTCCCTATTTTACTgatgggagaaactgaggctatttatttattttatgcataggGGTGTTTTGGtcgtgtgtgtttctgtgtacctggtggtacctgtggaggccagaagaggtattAATTAGATCCTCTGAAACTAGGTGAtttgagccaccatctgggtgctgggaattgaaccaaggtcctctggaagagagcagacagtgctcttaaccactcagccatctatCTCTCAAGCcccttgctttgatttttttttttaaattacatttatttatgtgcataggtgtgtgctccctggaagaggctggaggacaacttttgggagttggttttctctttccaaatgtggattccagggactaACTCAGGTCATCCTTAGGATAAATCGtctttatgcactgagccatctcacaggacTTGTTTTTTAGTTGGttggggatttgtttgtttgtttgttttatttttcttgtctttttgagAACAGAGTCTCTTATAGCCTGGTCTGGCCTCCAACCAAGGACATCCGAGAATCTGATCCACCAGCCTCCACCTAAGTGCTAAGGTTATGGACATGGACCTCTATGCCTCTGTAGGGATTTTGACCTTGTAAAACATTGGAGCACATTTCAACCTGCCCTTCTGTTAGGAACCTGGGACAGGGAAAGAATGTACTGGTTTCTTCTGGAACAGCTAGGCTCAGAGGCTGAGGGAAGGAAACCTGACACCAGATCAACAGGGACCAGACAAGGGCCTGAGGCTGGCACCGCCTGAGCTCTTTCTTAGGGACACAGGTGGCCAGTACTCTGGCTGCTTGCCACTGCAAAAACTCCACCTATCCAGGTGACTCTCCTGGTTGTCCTGCTGGTCCTAGGGGAAAACACTCGTGATTATAATTTATCTTCATGGACTGACGACAAAGGCCGCTATTAGCGGGCCCTTAATAGTAAAATTCAGATGGGGAAACAGAGTTTGGGAACAGCTAGGGCCTTGTCTTAGGTCACACAGCAATTTAGTGATAGAGCAGGAAAATGAACTGAGGTCTCCAACCATCCATTTCTGGGCCTTCGTTGGCTCCAGGAATCTCATGTACCACAGGACTTTACCTGCCTCCCTTGCTAGCATTTAGGCAAATTATTTAGTGAGTGAGCACTCACAAATTGTATTTCAGGGAATCAGTAGTAGTACAGTCCCAGGTATAAAACAAGATCCTGAAgagggctcaatggttaaaagtaCTCATTAGCAGCTCTTTCaaaggaaccaggttcaattcctggcacccacatggcagctcacaaccatctgtaactccaggttcaggcaccaggcacacacatagtgtgCAGACActtatgcaggcagaacactcatacacataaagcaaatttttaaaaaaaattaaagctagacAAGGGCCTCTGAGTTTATGGACAAGGGCCTGCCGTTCAGAAAAGCTAAGGAAGTGACCCATTGtataatccaacaatggctgagCCAAGGCCAAATCTAAAACTGGCTGGCTTCAGAGCTGTGTTCCACTTGCTTCCTAAGAAAGCTAAGGATCAAAAGGGGCCCAGAATGAAGgcaggaatttttgtttgtttgggtttggctTAGTTTTTACCAGGTTTTTGGAACAGTGTTTCACTATATAGCCCgttctggcctagaacttgctgtgttgcccaggctgtcctcaaactataaaccctcttgcctcagcctccagtaaTACCGTCATTACAAGCATGAGTCACTACCCAAGAGCCCTAGGTATGTGAGATGCTACAGGGTTTCCTCTGACATTGTCCTCTGTCCCTGCCTTGCTTGGGCAGTTTGCCTACAGGGATGATGTGCCTTTGGTACGGCTGGAGGTAGCGGATGAATGGGCACGGCCGGAGCAGGCTGTGGTGAGGTACCGCATGGAAACAGTGTTTGCTCGGAGCTCCTGGGACTGGATCGGCTTGTACCGGGTGAGAAGGACAAGAGTCTGGGGCTCTCAAGGAAGGAGGGGGCCTGCAGCCATCCTGGAGTATCACTGGCTTGTGCGTGTTTGATGCTCTGCTGGGAGGCTGCTGGCATTAGGCTGTCCCAACCTAATGTCCCTGGTTCCTCTTTTCCTAGGTGGGTTTCCGCCATTGTAAGGATTACGTGGCTTATGTCTGGGCCAAACATGAAGAAGTCGATGGGAATATCTACCAGGTATTTACAAGGAGAGGAGGGTTGGAAAAAGGCCCCATTGCCCTGGAGACACCAGGATTCGGCTTGGGGGAGGGGTCCTGAGGCTACCCTTTGGCCCCAGCTTGGGCCTCTACCCCTGTGCCTACCAGGTGACCTTCAGTGAGGAATCACTGCCCAAGGGCCACGGAGACTTCATCCTGGGGTACTATAGCCATCTCCACAGCATCCTCATTGGCGTCACTGAACCCTTTCAGGTAAACAGATCAGACTCCAGGGCCAAAGCACCTCAGAGAAGTCCTGGGCAAATGTTACATCTTCTGTGTTCTGCTCTGTGACCTCAGACCGGTCGCCCCTGGTCTGCCAACACCGAGGGAGGAAGTGGGCAGGCTTAGAGAGTGGGATTGCCCCAAGTGGCTAATGTTCTCTCCAGATCTCGCTGCCTACCTCAGAATCAGCCAGCAGCAGCACCGACAGCTCAGGCACCAGCTCGGAGGGCGAGGATGACAGCACTCTGGAGCTGCTGGCACCCAAGTCCCGCAGCCCCAGCCCTGGCAAGTCCAAGAGACACCGCAGCCGCAGCCCGGGCCTAGCCCGCTTCCCGAGTCTGGCTCTCCGTCCTTCATCCCGGGAACGCCGGGGTGGCAGCCGTAGTCCCTCACCCCAGAGCCGCCAGCTGCCTCGGGTAGCCCCTGACAGGGGTCACAGCAGTGGCAGCCGCGGGAGTAGTGAGGAGGGGCCCTCTGGGCTGCCTGGCCCCTGGGCCTTCCCACCGGCTGTGCCTCGAAGCCTGGGCCTGCTTCCAGCCTTGCGACTGGAGACCGTAGACCCTGGTGGCGGAGGCTCCTGGGGACCTGACCGGGAGGTCCCTGACCCCAACAGCCTGTCCCCCAGCCCCCAGGGCCGCCTGGGGCTAGAGGAAGGAGGCTTGGGGCCTTGACATGAGTTAGGCAGATGGGCCTGGACAGCCTCACTCCGCCCCTATCTTCCAcaaacctgcctgcctctcttgCTGCTGCTCCAGCCCTCAACCACACCCGCCACTCTGTCTTGGCCAGGAGTGGCCAACTGGGGCTCCCCAAACTCAGTCCTGGCACCACCTCAACTGTGACAATAGGCAAAGCCTCTCCTGGGCCCCCATCTGGGATGGTGGGGGGAAACTCTGGCAGATGTTCCGATCTTGGGGGTCATCCATTAGGAATTAAATTCTCCGGCTTCACTCCTGGCTGCTTCCTGACTTGTGAGTAGTCTGGAGATGGAGGGTGGTAGGACTTAAAGATGGAGGGAGTGATAGAACTAACATATATTAGGCACCAGCTGTGTATGGAAACATGCCATCTCCTTTCATCTCCACCATAATCCTGAGTGCTCAGTGCCATTCTTagacccatttcacagatgggcaAACTGAAGCCTCCAAGAAGTCTGGCCAGCGTCTCAAGAGCAGACAACAAAACTCTGGCTATGTACTAGAAGAAGAGAATGCTTACTGGTTGTAGATGTGTTTATTAATTCACTTACTCCTCAGCAACCCTATGAGGTAGTTCATTTTTACGGCTCCCCTTTTCAGGCTGGGGGGTGTAACTAAGTTGGttgcatgcttgcctagcaacccCAGGTTGAAGggttgaagccctgggttcatccccagtaccacataaaactTGGTGTGATGGCTTagtcttgtaatcccagcccttggaggtagaggaaggtggatcCGAAGTCCAAGGTTATACTCGTGTACATagccagagccagcctgggctacaattaAATCCTGgctcagacaaaaacaaacaaaacccctcctCTCTTCAGAGGAGGAAACTAAGGCtcagggtggagaaaggaggtCCCTTGTCCTAACTCCTCAAGGGCACAGAAGAGATTTCAATTGAGAGTTAGAGCAGAAATATTAGTTCAGGCTAGGAAGGGCCCAGAAGCTATTAAAAGAAGGGGTCTCCAGTGAGGAGAGTTCCGAGcatgttccccatgctggattcaCATCCGGGTATTTCTGCTGTAGCTCTCTTTTCCTACCTGCAGCTCTAGGCCTCACAGCCAGGTGCTGAGGCTCCCTCCCCGAGGCAGGTCTCAAGACGTGTTAATTTTGCAACAGGGACAGTCAGGTACTTGCTTCTGGTCCCCCATTTCCACCTGTGTATGATGTTGCCTGGCAAGGTCTAAACCCAAGACTTCAGAAAGAGCCTCCTGAACACCACATCCAGGCACAGTAGCTGTAGCATCAGCTCCCAGTCATCCAGTACAGCAGATATGGCCCAGCATTCGGGCCTTGAGGCTCCTCCTATCAAGCCTCCTGTTGTCCACGAGAGCCACGCTGTTCCTCAAAGAAGAGACCAAGTCTCCCAGAACATAGCAAAGCCAGGAAGGAGGTCCAGGCTGGCGCCCAGGCTGCTAGCCTGAGGTCATGAGCTCCGGAATTTCTTCTGTCCACCAGCTCTCCAGATTGCTGGGGTTAATTGCAGGCACTGGCTGTAGAATGACCTGGAGGTCCCTGAAGGctccagaggccaggccagagtCCCATCTGTGCCTTTATCCCAGAAATGGAGCCGTTTCTGCTGAAGCCTCCGCAAGTGCCGAGCTGACACCTTGATGGCCCTGTGGTCTCTGGAACAGCTGCAGGGGAGAGAAGGGGTCAAAGCCAGCAGAATCCCACCCTGCTTGGAAAATGGAGCCAAGGCCCAGAGAGGAGCAGGTGTGAGGCCAGGGTCACCAGCAAGCCAGAGAGGGCATGGCTATTTCCAGAAGAGGCAGAATTAACCTGGGCTAGTACCCAGAGGCCTAGGTTCCATACTGAAGCCAGtaactgagcctcagtttccccagctcaTGTATCCAGCAGGTCTTGAGCTATATACAGCACATCCACTATTTCCTTGTCTTGcacaatctttttgtttgtttgtttgtttgagacaggatctctctgtgcaTCCTAGACTGGTCTCAAAAATGCTGTCTATCCCAGCTGGGCCTCAAAGTAcattctcctgccttggctttccaaGTATAGGCACTCCAGGCATGcaccccacacctggctttcctACAGCCACTCTACAGATGAGGAAGTAGTAGAGGATTGCAGAGGTGAATCAGCTTATCAAGGATATACAAGAATTAAATCTCAGagcccaggcacacacacatcccccacccacccaggcctgctgcagagctgggccCGGGGCAGCATGAGTCTAAAGAACAGCGACAAATGGAGCTCAGAGCCCCTCTGACCCTTTCCCAGGCCTCTTGTCCCAGGCACACAATTGGTCTCTACACAGGCAAACCCAGCCCTTGGCAAAGGCCCCCCacccctcctgtctctgccatggCTCACCCTTTGTCTTCAGCGCAGTCGAGTTGGGGGGTAAGCTTGAAGCAGGTGGTTCCCAGGAGCTCCCAGACCTTGTTGGTGCCTGCAGGTGGGCTGTGGAGCCTCAGGAAACGAGCCAGGCTGAAGGTAGATGCAGGCTCAGGCCGTGCCAGAACCTTGCCAGGTGCCTCTGCACAATCTGGCAGCAGGCAGCTCCCCGCCCCACCACACCGCCCTCCCCCCAAACCCCCCAGCAGGCCTCACCGGCGGGTGCAATTGCAATGGAACAGGGGCATCTGGGCTCCGTTGAGCAGATGGAACTTGGTTTCCTGAGGCTTGATCTGGTGTTCACACCGGTCTAGGTGTCGAAGGGTTCGACAGACTCGGTGAGCACCTGGGGGCAGATGTGGTCATAAAGAGAGCCTGGCCCAGCAGGGAGGCCTCCCCGGGTGCCTGCCACCATCCAGGAGACACACCAGTACAGTTACACTGTCCTCTTTCATCTCCTCCCCTCTGTTTACAGGATGTCACCCACATAAAATGAactacccccaccccatgcacagTTACTGTCTGGAAATCCCAGATAAGGCTTCCTGGACATAGAGACTAGGAAGCCGagtctgggagaggaagagagagggggctTCCGACAGGAAGAGAGCATGTGCCAAAGCGTGGTGGTCAGAGTACGTTGTGGGGGCTTCGGCTTTGTATTTTTCAGGCTTACGCATGGAACCCGGGGCCAGGCATGCTGTAGAGCAAAGCTTCGCCCCTGGGTTCATCCAGCCAGGTACATCTAACCCTTGCAGTGGGCATTTGAGGAAGCAAATGTAGTTTGTGAAAAGCTGAAGGTTCAACTGGAGAGTAGAATCCAGAGGCCCTGAGGgttctgagtgttgagatttcGTCAGCTAATATTGTGAGAGGTGAGGGACTCAACAGGACGTGGCATGACCCAACTTATGGAACATGGAAGTCCCTTGCTATCATAAATCTGATGAGGAAAATTGGGGTGCCCTGGGAGGTGtttagaacaagaaaagaagcaaTACCTACATTTGTGTGCAGAGGCAAGAACACCCACTCACCCCAGCCCCTAAAGCTTGGTTTTAAACTCACCTTGAAGTTTTGGGCCACCCTGATAGCTTGGATGGGGAACTCCTGGCTGGGCTCTGGGGACCATATCAGGCATGGAGGAGACTGCAGGGATCTGGAAGGCCGTGGTGGTGGCTGTGCTTTGGTGCCCGGCTTGTATCTGCTGTGGGCGCCTCTTCTGGGAGTGTtggctgggggctggactctggggGCTGGGAGTAGGTGAGATGGCTGTAGGCTTCCAGGAGGCATTGTAGTAGGTCCTGGGCTGAAGATGAGCAAGGGGCACTGAGCCATATGCCCTGCACCTGAAGGAGGCAATTTGAGGCAACTGATGACCCAGAATTCCCGTTCCCAATGCCCCCAGGGTCATCTCTACAGAGGCTAAATCTCTGCCATTCCCATCTCCCACCCCACTGGGTTGTGAGATATGACATACCCCAGAAGGGTCCAAACCCCAGGCCCTGCGCTAAAGAAAGGACAAACTCCAGAATGCATGGTTCCTAGAGGacaaacctccctccctccctccctagcctTGGAGCCCAAGTTGCCCTGCTGTCTGGGAAAGGACTCAAGTGGGGCAGCCACATACCCTCCCCACCAGTGCCATGCCACACAGGCCTCCTGCTCCTTCAGCACAAAGCAGGGGATCTCCAGCACGTTGAAGAAGGCCACGCCCATGATGTCAGAAATGGAATCACCCTGGCTCCTCAGACATTGCTGAAACCTGCCCGCAGAACCAGAATTCAGGTCCCAGGACCCCAGAGAGCCTCCTGGCACCTTCTGCAGCCCACACTACCAGCTGAACATTCATTTTTTGGGGCCTCAGTTTTGCCCACCTGCACTGAGGGTGGTCGGAAGAGGAAGGGCCCCCAGCTTCTGCTCTTTAGAACTCTCTGGATTCCTAGTCCCTATACCCAAGGACTGGATAACTCTGCTCTGCCCCTGAGCCCCAGGCCCTCTCTGCTGCCAACCTGGCATCACAATCGCAGTGAGAGATGGTGTGGAATCGGAAGTTTCGGATGCCATAGTTATACTGCAAAGGTGAGATGGTTTGTGGGCATTGGTCGTGTTCCCGGCAGCAGAGGTCAGGGCCGTGGAACATACCTGCAtggagagaagagggaaccagCTAGAGCAGGGTCCTGGATACCATGCACCAGCTCTGCCTACCTGGCCATGGTAGGCAGAGTTTATTCCATTCTCATCCCAGCCCATGGGTGGCCTCAGGCCAATTGTTCTCCGGATATATGACACTCATAGTTCCAACATTTTCAGAGAAGACCATCCAGGCTTGCAGCCTCCTAGTGCAAGGAAGCCCACACGCCAGCATGTGGACACGTCTTCCTCAGAACTAGAGCCGACTCACAGAGTTCCCCAGCTCACACCCAAATAAAACTCCAAGTTATGAAAGTGTGTGTAATGGAATGACAGACAGGTGGAGTGCAACATGTTCCCTGGTACTGCAAGACACCGGGTGGCTAAGATGCCATCCTGGCCCACTCAGGTCAGGTCCTCCACCAGAGCTGTGTGCAGATACACAGCAGACAACCACGGCCCAAGCAATAATGCCCTTCCTGGGTGTTTCCCACAAGCCAAGCTCACAGCAGTCCCAAAGGGGAAGTGACCCTTTATCTTACAGATAAGAACTTGGAGCTACAAGAAATGTCAGTttggctgggcgatggtggcgcacgcctttaatcccagcactcgggaggcagagccaggtggatctccgtgagtttgaggccagcctgatctacagagtgagatccaggacaggcaccaaaactacacagagaaaccctgtcttggaaaaaaaaaaaaaaaaaatgtcagtttgAATATGCTGAGTTGCAGCCTGAACCCAGGTCTTCGGGGTTGTTTTTATTAAAGTACCTCATGAGTAGAGACTGTTTAGAACCAGCAGAATCAGGATCCTCCCAGCCTGCCTCCTCCCTTGGATGGTGATTCATGAGGGGTTTGAGTAAGACCTTTCCCATCCATGACATCACTTGTGTGCGCCGTGAAGAGCTACCCATGCTtgcccccattttacagataaaaaaaCTGAGGTTCAAAGGGCAGGCACTTCTCTAAGGAcgaacccccaccccaccccacccccatataTGTATACAACCCTGTGTCTCACCCAGTTCTGAGGAGTTCTCAGCAGAGTTCCCAACTCCACACCACAGCGTGCCAGGAATGGTCCAGCCTCTCCTCCTTCGACCATGCCCTCCGTCAGGTGCTCCACTCTGCCCTGTTGCTCGCTTCTCCCTGGTTCCTGTGGGACTAGCCTCAGACCCTTGACAGGCCTCCCACTGGCTCTGCAGAGTGGTCAGTACTCTCTGCAGCTCAGGTCCAGGGGTGTGGATGAAGGAGTGCCTCCAGGACTCACTAGTACAGAGGGCCCTGAAAGCTCTGATGAGCTCAGCTTCATCCTGCCTGATACATACCTTCAGCCTGTAGTGAGCATCCCAGAGGGCCTGGAATAGTGCCAAGCCTTGGGCATCTTGGCCCAAGAAGCTCAGGGAGCCCGGAGGGCTACCAGGGATGGGCTTGACCAAGTAGCAGGAGGTACTATTCCAGTGAAGGGTGAAGGAGCCTCGTGGAGCGACCCCTAGGAAAGCCAGCACCCCCAGCAGGACCCCCAGAAACCCCATTCtgtcctaggccagcctggtcagacAAAGCCCCCTGGATGCCTGCCTTTGGCAACCCAGGAGGCAGCTGCTGAGGCTGGATCGGAAGCAATGCCCAGCAGGCCCTGGGTGTCTGTCGGGCCAATGAATGGAGCTGCgggaggaggggaaaggcagGAGTGTGGGGTGATCTTGGGCTTGTAACCGAATCCACCGGCTGGGCAGGCTGCTGATTGGCTGAGAAATGCATTGCTGGGCCCACGCCTCCATTTATCCTGCCCTCAGTGCGGTCCAGT belongs to Onychomys torridus chromosome 10, mOncTor1.1, whole genome shotgun sequence and includes:
- the Pla2g3 gene encoding group 3 secretory phospholipase A2; translation: MGFLGVLLGVLAFLGVAPRGSFTLHWNSTSCYLVKPIPGSPPGSLSFLGQDAQGLALFQALWDAHYRLKVCIRQDEAELIRAFRALCTSESWRHSFIHTPGPELQRVLTTLQSQWEACQGSEASPTGTREKRATGQSGAPDGGHGRRRRGWTIPGTLWCGVGNSAENSSELGMFHGPDLCCREHDQCPQTISPLQYNYGIRNFRFHTISHCDCDARFQQCLRSQGDSISDIMGVAFFNVLEIPCFVLKEQEACVAWHWWGGCRAYGSVPLAHLQPRTYYNASWKPTAISPTPSPQSPAPSQHSQKRRPQQIQAGHQSTATTTAFQIPAVSSMPDMVPRAQPGVPHPSYQGGPKLQGAHRVCRTLRHLDRCEHQIKPQETKFHLLNGAQMPLFHCNCTRRLARFLRLHSPPAGTNKVWELLGTTCFKLTPQLDCAEDKGCSRDHRAIKVSARHLRRLQQKRLHFWDKGTDGTLAWPLEPSGTSRSFYSQCLQLTPAIWRAGGQKKFRSS